A stretch of the Tachysurus fulvidraco isolate hzauxx_2018 chromosome 18, HZAU_PFXX_2.0, whole genome shotgun sequence genome encodes the following:
- the LOC113663859 gene encoding cytolytic toxin-alpha-like, whose amino-acid sequence MEPKIIQMAALGRALYPGMLYDCRSDSFIPGVTLWDKKALRNDIDVHDQTRTFVKLAASDSLSSKANLLDVSASLKASFFCGLVEVGGSAKYLQDSKSSSRQSRVTMQYSQTTKFEQLTMKELGNITYPQVFDQKSATHVVTAVLYGATAFMVFDYTSSESENKQEIEGNLQAVVKKIPTISIEGQASLTMNQQEKKLSENLNVTFYGDYELDENPTTYAEALKACSTLPSLLRKKSSKGVPLTVWLYPLTLLDARAAKLLREISLSLVAKTEKLLEELDEVQRRCNDMIKMPVTNDFPEIKEKLKSFQELLGYYKVAFQKALVSVLPNIRSGAVDDSALGLILENHYKSPFTAVNMNKWLDDNLGELNILTSYTSGLKDMPVVTSSGSFNSILFDADVDVLVSFTFTSLQNEDSFITAIEDFVNSEGFSNLDQNSANAFTFQAIKPWFMSSDISAKMRQNLSLFTSFYKANKNVKRVKFIVASISDPSNPGSSIRLYQNGTLTNANFQPVSKPAAPVVDTSDGKVTLNLSKSTTGDTLQFKIEYRNTQPTDSASDATAWKVITTPDAKTTFILTGIKQDEQQWVRYSAIGNVGVSEASDYVPFVIAGKIDYAISQWSTSMPVLIDKIRNKIMTNTGMSRWSNSIIKSEIQNAVNSPTIAYTGPITGGLKTGMAMYFQGTALATGKSFEIDIISGTWETGDYPFHMFFSFDESLGFNTRRGQNWESLERITSYTVAKGSAFDLFFVVKQEGWEVYLNGQKVYLFKHRLPVEKVTTLHIYGDTVINIMGTIPNWSNSTFGKELASGTSRTKTSNIQTDVPNPVSNPKKNYAGNIPAEMRPGVALFFKGVVPSDFDSFAVNLLSSQTNDIGLHFKLMPKLVVFNTCRSGLWEEQIEIKASPFVKGGAFDFFLLASTKGFEVIVNGMPCCTFTYRMPIEKMNSVQVNGDVFMNTFATFEAGSVNMKALVSANI is encoded by the exons ATGGAGCCTAAAATCATTCAGATGGCAGCCCTGGGAAGGGCTCTGTATCCTGGCATGCTGTACGACTGCCGCAGTGACTCTTTTATTCCAG GTGTTACTTTATGGGACAAGAAAGCATTGCGTAATGATATTGATGTTCATGACCAGACTAGAACATTTGTCAAGCTTGCTGCCTCTGACAGCCTCAGTTCTAAGGCCAACCTCCTAGATGTGAGCGCTTCCCTAAAAGCTAGTTTCTTTTGTGGATTGGTGGAGGTTGGAGGATCTGCCAAGTACCTACAGGATTCCAAATCCTCATCACGTCAGTCCAGAGTTACTATGCAGTACAGCCAGACAACAAAATTTGAACAGCTCACAATGAAGGAGCTTGGTAATATCACCTACCCACAAGTATTTGACCAGAAATCAGCCACTCATGTAGTTACAGCTGTACTGTATGGAGCTACTGCTTTCATGGTGTTTGATTATACAAGTTCAGAAAGTGAGAACAAGCAGGAAATTGAAGGAAACCTTCAAGCTGTGGTCAAGAAGATCCCTACTATTTCAATTGAGGGGCAAGCATCCCTAACTATGAATcaacaagaaaagaaattatCTGAGAATTTGAATGTAACCTTTTATGGTGACTATGAGCTTGATGAAAACCCCACCACATACGCTGAGGCTCTCAAGGCTTGCAGTACGTTGCCCAGtctgctgagaaaaaaaagcagtaaagGTGTTCCATTGACTGTGTGGCTGTATCCTCTCACACTTTTGGATGCTAGAGCTGCTAAGCTGCTAAGAGAAATCAGTTTGAGCTTGGTGGCTAAAACAGAAAAATTGTTGGAGGAGCTTGATGAAGTACAGAGAAGATGCAATGATATGATCAAAATGCCAGTTACAAATGATTTCcctgaaataaaggaaaaattGAAAAGCTTTCAGGAACTACTTGGTTATTATAAAGTAGCATTCCAGAAGGCACTGGTCAGTGTTTTGCCAAATATTCGGAGTGGGGCCGTGGATGACAGTGCACTGGGTCTCATCCTGGAAAACCATTACAAGTCACCATTTACAGCTGTCAACATGAACAAGTGGTTAGATGACAACTTGGGTGAATTAAATATACTGACGTCCTATACCAGTGGGCTGAAAGACATGCCAGTTGTAACATCCTCAGGGTCATTTAATTCCATCCTCTTTGATGCTGATGTTGATGTGTTGGTttcgtttacatttacatctttaCAGAATGAAGACTCCTTCATAACTGCTATAGAAGACTTTGTGAACTCAGAAGGGTTTAGTAACTTGGACCAAAACAGTGCAAATGCTTTCACATTCCAAGCAATAAAGCCTTGGTTCATGTCTTCTGATATTTCAGCAAAAATGAGGCagaatctttctctctttacaaGTTTTTACAAGGCCAATAAAAATGTGAAGAGGGTCAAGTTCATCGTTGCCTCCATATCTGACCCCAGCAATCCAGGATCCTCCATCCGACTTTATCAGAACGGCACTTTGACTAATGCTAACTTCCAGCCTGTATCCAAGCCTGCTGCACCTGTGGTGGACACTAGTGATGGGAAAGTCACCCTGAACCTTTCAAAATCCACAACCGGAGATACTCTACAGTTCAAAATTGAGTACAGAAATACCCAGCCAACCGATTCTGCAAGTGATGCTACCGCATGGAAAGTCATCACAACTCCAGATGCAAAGACCACCTTTATCTTGACTGGAATAAAGCAAGACGAGCAACAATGGGTCCGATACTCAGCTATTGGTAACGTGGGAGTGAGTGAAGCCAGCGATTATGTCCCCTTCGTAATAGCAGGGAAGATCGATTACGCAATAAGTCAATGG AGCACCTCCATGCCAGTCCTCATTGATAAAATAAGGAACAAAATTATGACCAATACAGGCATGTCACGCTGGTCAAACTCTATTATCAAATCAGAAATTCAAAATGCTGTCAACAGTCCT ACTATTGCTTACACTGGACCAATTACTGGAGGTCTGAAAACTGGAATGGCCATGTATTTCCAAGGCACTGCTCTTGCAACAGGAAAATC CTTTGAAATAGATATTATATCTGGGACATGGGAAACCGGCGATTATCCTtttcacatgtttttttcttttgatgagTCACTGGGCTTCAACACCCGAAGGGGTCAGAACTGGGAGAGCCTAGAACGTATAACATCGTATACTGTTGCCAAAGGATCAgcctttgatttattttttgtggtcAAACAAGAAGGCTGGGAG GTATATTTAAATGGGCAGAAGGTTTATCTGTTCAAGCATCGCCTGCCAGTGGAGAAAGTGACTACACTTCACATTTATGGAGACACCGTCATTAACATCATGGGTACTATTCCA AACTGGAGCAATTCTACATTTGGTAAGGAACTAGCCTCTGGAACTTCACGCACAAAGACTTCTAACATCCAGACTGATGTGCCAAACCCAGTCAGCAACCCT aaaaaaaactacgCTGGCAATATCCCAGCAGAAATGAGGCCTGGTGTGGCTTTGTTCTTCAAAGGGGTTGTTCCTTCAGATTTCGATAG ctttgcagTAAATTTGCTGTCCTCCCAGACGAACGACATTGGTCTCCACTTTAAACTCATGCCAAAGCTGGTGGTGTTTAACACCTGCAGGAGTGGTTTATGGGAAGAGCAAATTGAAATTAAAGCAAGTCCATTTGTCAAAGGAGGAGCCTTTGATTTCTTCCTGCTTGCTTCTACAAAAGGCTTTGAG gtgATTGTAAACGGCATGCCATGCTGCACGTTCACTTACCGCATGCCAATAGAAAAGATGAATTCTGTTCAGGTCAATGGAGATGTCTTTATGAACACTTTTGCAACTTTTGAA gCTGGCAGTGTTAACATGAAAGCCCTGGTTTCTGCCAATATTTGA
- the LOC113663885 gene encoding cytolytic toxin-alpha-like isoform X1: MDTKIIEMAALGRALYPGMLYDCRNDSFIPGITLWDKNALRDDIDVLDQTKTFVKLAASDSISDKANLLNVSASLKASFLGGLVEVGGSAKYLQDTKSSARQCRVTMQYSQTTKFEQLTMKELGNITYPKVFEQKTATHVVTAVLYGASAFMLFDYSSSESENKQAVEGSLQAVIKKIPTISIEGQASLKLSSEEKKLAENINVTFYGDYELDENPTTYTDALRACKKLPGLLKERNSKGVPVTVWLYPLTLLDSRAAKLVREISLSLVSKTESVLEDLADAERKCNDLLRNPITASFPELNKSLEQFRELHSFYKIALQKSLVSILPNIRSGALENKALGDILTNHGMTPFTATNMSKWLDDITTQLNVLTSYTSALKDVTFVSSERLFNSILYDPNVDSVVSLTFTSLKSEDPYLVGVRSFVYSDALANFGKPITKAFSYPTTQPWFTSLDISSRMRQNLTLFTSFFKTNINNSRIKFVVASISDPSNPGTSIRLYQSSTLIDPKFQPVSKPAAPVVGTSDGKQLVTLSKSPTGETRQFIIEYRDTQPTDSASDLTMWKVITTPDANTSFAFSDLNPVQQYWVRYRAVGTLGVSEPSDYLQFSFSGMVDFTMSQWNLSMPSLINHIRTKIMTNMGLSRWSSSTIKSEVSNMISNPTIAYTGPITGGLKTGMAMYFQGTALKTGKCFEIDIISGTWETGDYPFHMFFSFDESLSFNTRRGPNWETQERITSYTVAKGSAFDLFFVVKQEGWEVYLNGRKVYLFKHRLPVEKVTTLHIYGDTIINIMGTIPNWGNSTFGKELAPGISRTVLSNVQSDVPYPVSNPQKNYNGKLQVSVKPGLVFFFQGVVPSDFNCFAINFVVGSDIAFHFVAYPSGMTYNSCRSGNWENEIQIQGSPFVKGSAFDILFIINSTGYEIIVNGLPFSTFTHRMPVEKVNSIQINADVFMNNFSIIDVDKVNIKAKIPANV, from the exons ATGGACACCAAAATCATTGAGATGGCAGCCCTGGGAAGGGCCCTGTATCCTGGCATGCTGTACGACTGCCGCAATGATTCTTTTATTCCAG GTATCACTTTATGGGACAAGAATGCATTGCGTGATGATATTGACGTGCTTGATCAGACTAAAACATTTGTCAAGCTTGCTGCTTCTGACAGTATCAGCGATAAGGCCAACCTTTTAAATGTGAGCGCTTCCCTAAAAGCTAGTTTCTTAGGTGGATTGGTGGAGGTTGGAGGATCTGCCAAGTACCTGCAAGATACCAAATCCTCAGCACGTCAGTGCAGAGTTACTATGCAGTACAGCCAGACAACAAAATTTGAACAACTTACTATGAAGGAGCTTGGTAATATCACCTATCCAAAAgtatttgaacagaaaacagcCACTCATGTAGTTACAGCTGTACTGTATGGAGCTTCTGCTTTCATGCTGTTTGATTATTCAAGTTCAGAAAGTGAGAACAAACAGGCTGTTGAAGGAAGCCTTCAAGCAGTGATCAAGAAGATCCCCACTATTTCAATTGAGGGGCAAGCATCCCTGAAGTTGTCCTCTGAAGAAAAGAAACTAGctgaaaatataaatgtcacattttatgGTGACTATGAGCTTGATGAAAACCCCACCACCTACACAGACGCTCTGAGAGCATGCAAGAAGTTGCCTGGTCTGTTGAAGGAAAGAAACAGTAAAGGTGTACCAGTGACTGTGTGGCTGTATCCTCTCACACTTTTGGATTCTAGGGCTGCTAAGCTGGTGAGAGAAATCAGTTTGAGCCTGGTGTCTAAAACAGAAAGTGTGTTGGAGGATCTCGCTGATGCAGAAAGAAAATGCAATGATTTACTCAGAAACCCAATTACAGCCAGTTTCCCTGAGCTAAACAAAAGCTTGGAACAGTTTAGGGAATTACACAGTTTTTATAAGATTGCATTACAAAAGTCACTGGTCAGCATTTTGCCAAATATTCGTAGTGGAGCACTGGAGAACAAGGCACTGGGAGATATCCTGACCAACCATGGCATGACACCCTTCACTGCTACCAATATGAGCAAATGGTTAGATGACATTACAACTCAATTAAATGTGCTGACTTCGTATACCAGTGCACTGAAGGATGTCACATTTGTGTCGTCTGAGAGATTATTTAATTCCATTCTCTATGATCCTAATGTTGATTCAGTGGTTAGCTTAACATTTACATCTCTAAAGAGTGAGGACCCCTACCTTGTGGGTGTACGAAGCTTTGTATATTCTGATGCACTGGCCAATTTTGGAAAACCAATTACTAAAGCTTTCTCATACCCAACAACACAGCCTTGGTTCACATCTCTTGATATTTCATCAAGGATGAGGCAGAATCTTACTCTCTTTACAAGTTTTTTCAAGACCAATATAAATAATAGCAGAATCAAGTTCGTCGTTGCTTCCATATCTGACCCCAGCAATCCAGGAACCTCTATCAGACTTTATCAGAGCAGCACTCTGATAGATCCTAAGTTCCAGCCTGTATCCAAGCCTGCTGCGCCGGTGGTGGGGACCAGTGATGGGAAACAACTTGTAACGCTTTCAAAATCTCCAACCGGAGAGACTCGACAGTTCATAATTGAGTACAGGGATACTCAGCCAACTGATTCAGCAAGTGATCTCACCATGTGGAAAGTCATCACGACTCCAGATGCAAATACCAGCTTTGCATTTAGTGATCTTAACCCAGTACAACAATACTGGGTCCGATACAGAGCTGTTGGCACTTTGGGAGTGAGTGAACCCAGTGACTATCTTCAATTCAGTTTTTCTGGGATGGTCGATTTCACAATGAGCCAATGG AACCTCTCCATGCCTTCTCTGATTAATCATATAAGGACTAAAATAATGACCAATATGGGCTTGTCTCGATGGTCTTCCTCTACTATCAAGTCAGAGGTTTCAAATATGATCAGCAATCCT ACTATTGCTTACACTGGTCCGATTACTGGAGGTCTGAAAACTGGAATGGCCATGTATTTCCAAGGCACTGCTCTTAAAACTGGAAAATG CTTTGAAATAGATATTATATCCGGGACATGGGAAACTGGCGATTATCCTtttcacatgtttttttcttttgatgagTCATTGTCCTTCAACACCCGAAGGGGTCCGAATTGGGAGACCCAAGAACGCATAACATCGTATACTGTTGCCAAAGGATCAgcctttgatttattttttgtggtcAAACAAGAAGGCTGGGAG GTATATTTAAATGGGCGGAAAGTTTATCTGTTCAAGCATCGCCTGCCAGTGGAGAAAGTGACTACACTTCACATTTATGGAGACACCATCATTAACATCATGGGTACTATTCCA AACTGGGGCAATTCTACTTTTGGTAAGGAGCTAGCTCCTGGCATTTCACGCACAGTGCTTTCTAACGTCCAGTCTGATGTGCCATATCCAGTCAGCAACCCT CAAAAAAACTATAATGGCAAACTCCAGGTATCTGTGAAGCCTGGTCTGGTTTTCTTCTTCCAAGGGGTTGTTCCTTCAGATTTCAATTG CTTTGCAATAAATTTCGTGGTGGGGAGCGACATTGCTTTTCACTTCGTAGCCTATCCATCCGGAATGACCTATAACAGCTGCAGGAGTGGGAATTGGGAAAACGAAATACAAATTCAAGGAAGCCCATTTGTCAAAGGGTCAGCCTTTGACATCTTGTTCATCATTAATTCAACAGGATATGAG ATAATTGTCAATGGCTTGCCATTCTCTACATTTACCCACCGTATGCCAGTAGAGAAAGTGAATTCCATTCAGATCAATGCAGATGTCTTCATGAACAACTTTTCGATTATTGAT gtGGACAAGGTTAACATAAAAGCAAAGATTCCTGCCAATGTTTGA
- the LOC113663885 gene encoding cytolytic toxin-alpha-like isoform X2 yields the protein MDTKIIEMAALGRALYPGMLYDCRNDSFIPGITLWDKNALRDDIDVLDQTKTFVKLAASDSISDKANLLNVSASLKASFLGGLVEVGGSAKYLQDTKSSARQCRVTMQYSQTTKFEQLTMKELGNITYPKVFEQKTATHVVTAVLYGASAFMLFDYSSSESENKQAVEGSLQAVIKKIPTISIEGQASLKLSSEEKKLAENINVTFYGDYELDENPTTYTDALRACKKLPGLLKERNSKGVPVTVWLYPLTLLDSRAAKLVREISLSLVSKTESVLEDLADAERKCNDLLRNPITASFPELNKSLEQFRELHSFYKIALQKSLVSILPNIRSGALENKALGDILTNHGMTPFTATNMSKWLDDITTQLNVLTSYTSALKDVTFVSSERLFNSILYDPNVDSVVSLTFTSLKSEDPYLVGVRSFVYSDALANFGKPITKAFSYPTTQPWFTSLDISSRMRQNLTLFTSFFKTNINNSRIKFVVASISDPSNPGTSIRLYQSSTLIDPKFQPVSKPAAPVVGTSDGKQLVTLSKSPTGETRQFIIEYRDTQPTDSASDLTMWKVITTPDANTSFAFSDLNPVQQYWVRYRAVGTLGVSEPSDYLQFSFSGMVDFTMSQWNLSMPSLINHIRTKIMTNMGLSRWSSSTIKSEVSNMISNPTIAYTGPITGGLKTGMAMYFQGTALKTGKCFEIDIISGTWETGDYPFHMFFSFDESLSFNTRRGPNWETQERITSYTVAKGSAFDLFFVVKQEGWEVYLNGRKVYLFKHRLPVEKVTTLHIYGDTIINIMGTIPNWGNSTFGKELAPGISRTVLSNVQSDVPYPVSNPQKNYNGKLQVSVKPGLVFFFQGVVPSDFNCFAINFVVGSDIAFHFVAYPSGMTYNSCRSGNWENEIQIQGSPFVKGSAFDILFIINSTGYEIIVNGLPFSTFAHRMPVEKVNSIQINADVFMNNFSIIDVDKVNIKAKIPANV from the exons ATGGACACCAAAATCATTGAGATGGCAGCCCTGGGAAGGGCCCTGTATCCTGGCATGCTGTACGACTGCCGCAATGATTCTTTTATTCCAG GTATCACTTTATGGGACAAGAATGCATTGCGTGATGATATTGACGTGCTTGATCAGACTAAAACATTTGTCAAGCTTGCTGCTTCTGACAGTATCAGCGATAAGGCCAACCTTTTAAATGTGAGCGCTTCCCTAAAAGCTAGTTTCTTAGGTGGATTGGTGGAGGTTGGAGGATCTGCCAAGTACCTGCAAGATACCAAATCCTCAGCACGTCAGTGCAGAGTTACTATGCAGTACAGCCAGACAACAAAATTTGAACAACTTACTATGAAGGAGCTTGGTAATATCACCTATCCAAAAgtatttgaacagaaaacagcCACTCATGTAGTTACAGCTGTACTGTATGGAGCTTCTGCTTTCATGCTGTTTGATTATTCAAGTTCAGAAAGTGAGAACAAACAGGCTGTTGAAGGAAGCCTTCAAGCAGTGATCAAGAAGATCCCCACTATTTCAATTGAGGGGCAAGCATCCCTGAAGTTGTCCTCTGAAGAAAAGAAACTAGctgaaaatataaatgtcacattttatgGTGACTATGAGCTTGATGAAAACCCCACCACCTACACAGACGCTCTGAGAGCATGCAAGAAGTTGCCTGGTCTGTTGAAGGAAAGAAACAGTAAAGGTGTACCAGTGACTGTGTGGCTGTATCCTCTCACACTTTTGGATTCTAGGGCTGCTAAGCTGGTGAGAGAAATCAGTTTGAGCCTGGTGTCTAAAACAGAAAGTGTGTTGGAGGATCTCGCTGATGCAGAAAGAAAATGCAATGATTTACTCAGAAACCCAATTACAGCCAGTTTCCCTGAGCTAAACAAAAGCTTGGAACAGTTTAGGGAATTACACAGTTTTTATAAGATTGCATTACAAAAGTCACTGGTCAGCATTTTGCCAAATATTCGTAGTGGAGCACTGGAGAACAAGGCACTGGGAGATATCCTGACCAACCATGGCATGACACCCTTCACTGCTACCAATATGAGCAAATGGTTAGATGACATTACAACTCAATTAAATGTGCTGACTTCGTATACCAGTGCACTGAAGGATGTCACATTTGTGTCGTCTGAGAGATTATTTAATTCCATTCTCTATGATCCTAATGTTGATTCAGTGGTTAGCTTAACATTTACATCTCTAAAGAGTGAGGACCCCTACCTTGTGGGTGTACGAAGCTTTGTATATTCTGATGCACTGGCCAATTTTGGAAAACCAATTACTAAAGCTTTCTCATACCCAACAACACAGCCTTGGTTCACATCTCTTGATATTTCATCAAGGATGAGGCAGAATCTTACTCTCTTTACAAGTTTTTTCAAGACCAATATAAATAATAGCAGAATCAAGTTCGTCGTTGCTTCCATATCTGACCCCAGCAATCCAGGAACCTCTATCAGACTTTATCAGAGCAGCACTCTGATAGATCCTAAGTTCCAGCCTGTATCCAAGCCTGCTGCGCCGGTGGTGGGGACCAGTGATGGGAAACAACTTGTAACGCTTTCAAAATCTCCAACCGGAGAGACTCGACAGTTCATAATTGAGTACAGGGATACTCAGCCAACTGATTCAGCAAGTGATCTCACCATGTGGAAAGTCATCACGACTCCAGATGCAAATACCAGCTTTGCATTTAGTGATCTTAACCCAGTACAACAATACTGGGTCCGATACAGAGCTGTTGGCACTTTGGGAGTGAGTGAACCCAGTGACTATCTTCAATTCAGTTTTTCTGGGATGGTCGATTTCACAATGAGCCAATGG AACCTCTCCATGCCTTCTCTGATTAATCATATAAGGACTAAAATAATGACCAATATGGGCTTGTCTCGATGGTCTTCCTCTACTATCAAGTCAGAGGTTTCAAATATGATCAGCAATCCT ACTATTGCTTACACTGGTCCGATTACTGGAGGTCTGAAAACTGGAATGGCCATGTATTTCCAAGGCACTGCTCTTAAAACTGGAAAATG CTTTGAAATAGATATTATATCCGGGACATGGGAAACTGGCGATTATCCTtttcacatgtttttttcttttgatgagTCATTGTCCTTCAACACCCGAAGGGGTCCGAATTGGGAGACCCAAGAACGCATAACATCGTATACTGTTGCCAAAGGATCAgcctttgatttattttttgtggtcAAACAAGAAGGCTGGGAG GTATATTTAAATGGGCGGAAAGTTTATCTGTTCAAGCATCGCCTGCCAGTGGAGAAAGTGACTACACTTCACATTTATGGAGACACCATCATTAACATCATGGGTACTATTCCA AACTGGGGCAATTCTACTTTTGGTAAGGAGCTAGCTCCTGGCATTTCACGCACAGTGCTTTCTAACGTCCAGTCTGATGTGCCATATCCAGTCAGCAACCCT CAAAAAAACTATAATGGCAAACTCCAGGTATCTGTGAAGCCTGGTCTGGTTTTCTTCTTCCAAGGGGTTGTTCCTTCAGATTTCAATTG CTTTGCAATAAATTTCGTGGTGGGGAGCGACATTGCTTTTCACTTCGTAGCCTATCCATCCGGAATGACCTATAACAGCTGCAGGAGTGGGAATTGGGAAAACGAAATACAAATTCAAGGAAGCCCATTTGTCAAAGGGTCAGCCTTTGACATCTTGTTCATCATTAATTCAACAGGATATGAG